The proteins below are encoded in one region of Sphingobacterium sp. R2:
- a CDS encoding RagB/SusD family nutrient uptake outer membrane protein: MKKRYILPFVLLALSSCTKDFLNQKNPNAVTIDDYFKSENDVLLAINGLYQSLRSGSTLGESSTLYNEERSDNSGRNDNQSNAGEPFQFNDFSLLPSNTYLKTHWSAMYAAISRCNAVLSHVDEVTFTSAELKGRYIAEAKFVRALLYFHMVRKFGDIPLSTVQVTSKEQANELAFRQKESVVYEQIIKDLTEALSSNLPNTQKDYVIGRASKAAINAILGQVYLTLGATQTSGSAENFAKAEQYLNAAYQMRTFGKLNEIPYADVFDVTKKNSCKELVFQIQYKQGDQNYSSSIARNYQARGETINSRYNATGAGEVAKLDLVKDYEQDDIRKGFSVKFAANTQVNDWFVTKFRDNSDAAGTNGWGGNDWILIRYADVMLLLAEAKHHLGKDAEAIALLDQVRERAGLPSYATAMLNTSYRSKYPTLKEAILHERRVELAFENQRWFDLIRNYTAQELVTYFKTKSQADYGNAKISNISTKDRYYPIPFDEYKLDPTRMYQNPGY; the protein is encoded by the coding sequence ATGAAAAAAAGATATATATTACCCTTTGTTTTGTTGGCATTGTCTTCATGTACCAAAGATTTCTTGAATCAGAAAAATCCCAATGCTGTCACAATCGATGATTATTTCAAATCAGAGAATGATGTGCTTTTGGCCATCAATGGGCTCTACCAGTCCCTTCGTTCGGGGAGCACACTTGGGGAGTCGAGTACTTTGTATAATGAGGAACGTTCGGACAATAGTGGACGTAATGATAATCAGTCCAATGCCGGGGAGCCTTTCCAATTCAATGACTTTTCGTTGCTGCCGAGCAATACCTACCTCAAGACACATTGGTCGGCTATGTACGCCGCAATCAGTCGCTGTAATGCTGTTCTCTCGCACGTTGATGAGGTGACCTTTACAAGTGCGGAATTAAAAGGACGTTATATTGCGGAAGCGAAATTCGTTCGTGCATTATTATATTTCCATATGGTACGTAAATTTGGAGATATACCATTGTCTACGGTACAGGTGACCAGTAAAGAACAAGCAAATGAATTGGCTTTTCGTCAGAAAGAATCAGTTGTGTACGAACAAATCATTAAGGATTTAACGGAGGCATTGTCCAGCAACCTTCCCAATACACAAAAAGATTACGTTATTGGCAGAGCGTCTAAAGCGGCCATTAATGCAATCTTGGGACAAGTATACCTCACTTTGGGTGCGACACAAACATCGGGGAGTGCAGAAAATTTTGCGAAGGCAGAACAATACCTCAATGCGGCTTACCAAATGCGTACTTTTGGTAAACTAAACGAAATTCCTTATGCCGATGTTTTCGATGTGACCAAGAAAAATAGTTGTAAAGAACTTGTTTTTCAGATTCAGTACAAACAAGGTGACCAAAACTATAGCTCGAGTATTGCCCGTAATTACCAGGCGCGGGGGGAGACCATCAATTCACGCTATAACGCTACAGGTGCTGGTGAGGTAGCAAAACTAGATCTGGTCAAAGATTACGAGCAAGACGATATCCGAAAAGGCTTCTCGGTAAAGTTTGCAGCGAATACACAGGTTAACGATTGGTTTGTAACCAAATTTAGAGATAACAGTGACGCTGCCGGTACCAATGGTTGGGGTGGAAACGACTGGATATTGATCCGTTACGCCGATGTGATGTTGTTGTTGGCAGAAGCAAAACATCACTTGGGTAAAGATGCGGAAGCTATCGCGCTTTTGGATCAGGTACGTGAACGTGCGGGATTGCCATCTTATGCAACGGCTATGCTGAATACGAGCTACCGTAGTAAATATCCAACCTTAAAAGAGGCCATCTTGCATGAACGCCGTGTAGAATTGGCATTTGAAAACCAACGTTGGTTTGATTTGATCCGTAATTATACTGCACAGGAACTGGTGACTTATTTCAAGACCAAAAGCCAGGCTGATTATGGAAATGCTAAAATCTCCAATATCTCGACAAAAGATCGATACTATCCAATTCCTTTTGATGAATATAAACTGGATCCGACACGCATGTACCAAAACCCAGGTTATTAA
- a CDS encoding Gfo/Idh/MocA family protein, producing the protein MMKHLIKITFLLILLSHQVADASERLKVAIAGLNHDHVFLLLNLYKDKQVDIIGIAEPNQTLSNKIRTQYNLPDAIFYHDLPSLLKQVTPDAVLAYNPTNEHIDVAETCLPLKIPVMVEKPLATTLSDAKRISHLSKQFETPFLVNYETTWYKSNQILKQLVDNGEVGQITRMLVKDGHEGPKEIGCSDYFLDWLTDPKKNGGGAIMDFGCYGANLMTWLKKGERPISVTAFTQQLKPEVYPKVDDNATIILSYRDGSTGIIQASWAWPYSVKDLQVFGTKAQLYAKNDKELLKYKQQNGPPTPVSTAIPYFEHHIAYLEQVLKDAVPPVNDLGSINNNVIVVEILEAAKQSAKEGKTIVLN; encoded by the coding sequence ATGATGAAGCATCTGATCAAAATAACTTTTCTGCTTATTCTATTATCCCATCAGGTTGCAGACGCCAGTGAACGCCTTAAAGTAGCCATTGCAGGGCTCAACCACGACCATGTATTCTTGCTCCTAAATTTATATAAGGATAAGCAAGTGGATATTATCGGTATTGCTGAACCGAATCAAACCTTATCAAACAAAATACGAACGCAGTATAATTTACCTGACGCAATCTTCTATCATGACTTACCCAGCTTATTGAAACAAGTCACACCGGATGCAGTACTGGCCTACAATCCAACCAATGAGCATATCGACGTCGCGGAGACCTGTCTCCCACTCAAAATCCCAGTAATGGTAGAGAAGCCTCTTGCGACCACTCTTTCTGACGCAAAACGGATCTCACATTTATCCAAACAGTTCGAAACACCTTTTTTGGTAAACTACGAAACGACCTGGTATAAAAGCAATCAGATATTGAAGCAATTGGTGGATAACGGTGAAGTTGGACAAATCACACGTATGCTTGTAAAAGACGGGCACGAAGGTCCAAAGGAAATTGGATGCAGCGATTACTTTCTGGATTGGCTCACTGATCCGAAAAAAAATGGCGGCGGTGCAATCATGGATTTTGGCTGTTATGGCGCCAATCTGATGACCTGGCTCAAAAAGGGAGAAAGGCCAATTTCAGTGACAGCCTTTACACAACAGCTCAAACCTGAGGTTTATCCAAAAGTCGATGACAACGCTACCATCATACTAAGCTACCGTGACGGCAGCACGGGTATTATTCAAGCTTCCTGGGCCTGGCCATACAGTGTGAAGGATCTGCAGGTTTTTGGCACAAAAGCTCAGCTCTACGCCAAAAATGACAAAGAACTTCTAAAATACAAACAGCAGAATGGTCCACCTACACCTGTATCGACTGCGATCCCATATTTTGAGCATCATATTGCCTATCTTGAACAGGTTCTGAAAGATGCCGTGCCACCAGTAAACGATCTCGGATCAATCAATAATAATGTCATCGTAGTTGAGATTCTGGAAGCTGCAAAACAATCGGCTAAAGAAGGAAAGACCATCGTTCTAAACTAA
- a CDS encoding RNA polymerase sigma factor, whose amino-acid sequence MNTTEAKFDNHYVLRFKEGDPIAFAYFFERYWEDLYTVAFRHLREEDQAKDLVQEVFIHVWEKRSLVSTEYCDMKFYFHKALKNKILNYYASERVRKQVLEKSMERMEAFSYLDSQAFAKYKALEAIVDDSIGKLPKLMKAVYLMRSDNYSITQIAKELNLAEQTVKNYLSEAKKIMRRELMQRFADHDSVFLLLAGSYLLYDYLI is encoded by the coding sequence GTGAACACTACCGAAGCCAAATTTGATAACCACTATGTGCTGCGCTTTAAAGAAGGTGACCCCATTGCCTTTGCCTATTTCTTTGAGCGGTATTGGGAGGATCTATACACCGTCGCTTTTCGTCATCTTCGGGAAGAGGATCAGGCTAAGGATCTTGTGCAGGAAGTATTTATCCACGTCTGGGAAAAACGATCGCTCGTGAGTACTGAATACTGCGATATGAAATTCTATTTCCACAAAGCCCTCAAAAACAAAATACTGAATTACTACGCCTCGGAACGTGTACGAAAACAGGTCCTGGAGAAATCAATGGAACGCATGGAAGCTTTTTCCTATTTGGATAGCCAGGCCTTTGCCAAGTATAAGGCGCTGGAGGCTATTGTGGATGATTCGATAGGCAAATTACCTAAATTGATGAAAGCAGTCTATCTAATGCGTTCTGACAATTATTCAATAACACAAATTGCCAAGGAACTTAATCTCGCAGAACAGACCGTTAAAAACTATTTGTCGGAAGCCAAAAAGATCATGCGCCGTGAATTAATGCAAAGATTTGCAGACCATGATTCTGTATTTTTATTGCTTGCGGGTAGCTATCTCCTTTATGATTATTTAATATAA
- a CDS encoding FecR family protein — protein MDLERFKLIITDYLGGKLTEEEKGHVDDWYESISNEDTNPFIDANHREKIKQDLFIRVGIAEAPVGAKKVANIPVRKFSWLSAAAAILIVGGISLLFFQHNPTSLSRKRTETTALLTETVTNAGELKEIQLPDGTSIFLNGNTRIRYDRKNFASNRKFFLDRGEAFFRVRRDTLHPFKIETGSVSVAVLGTSFNVNNSMSTKQVTVEVKTGRVSVLNAKNGANHILTAGKAVRYNVAHNGFETFDSDPAYISLWTQGGMQLNNIGFKELKEVIYNRFGVMLHTDNLNTDSFNYSLMIPHVVSLNQVLTIVCNIHQIKFRREKNEIILYK, from the coding sequence GTGGATTTAGAACGCTTTAAACTTATCATAACAGATTATCTCGGAGGGAAATTGACTGAGGAGGAAAAAGGTCATGTGGACGACTGGTATGAGTCCATCTCAAATGAAGACACTAATCCCTTTATCGATGCAAATCATCGGGAAAAAATCAAACAAGACTTATTTATTCGTGTAGGAATAGCTGAAGCACCTGTCGGGGCAAAGAAGGTGGCTAACATACCGGTCAGAAAATTTTCCTGGCTTTCAGCAGCAGCGGCTATTTTAATCGTAGGAGGCATCAGTCTGCTATTTTTTCAGCACAACCCGACGTCGCTTTCTCGGAAGCGGACAGAAACGACCGCATTACTGACGGAAACGGTTACGAATGCCGGCGAGTTGAAAGAAATTCAGTTACCTGATGGCACATCCATTTTTTTAAACGGAAATACACGTATCCGCTACGATCGTAAGAATTTTGCATCAAATAGAAAATTCTTTTTAGATCGAGGGGAAGCATTCTTTCGGGTCAGACGGGATACTTTACATCCATTTAAGATAGAAACAGGCAGCGTTTCTGTTGCAGTACTAGGAACATCATTCAACGTCAACAATTCGATGTCTACTAAACAGGTGACGGTCGAAGTAAAAACGGGGCGGGTGAGTGTTCTAAATGCCAAAAATGGAGCGAACCATATCCTTACAGCAGGTAAGGCCGTCCGGTATAACGTAGCTCATAATGGCTTTGAAACTTTCGATAGTGATCCAGCTTACATCAGTCTTTGGACACAAGGTGGTATGCAATTGAATAACATCGGCTTCAAGGAACTAAAAGAAGTAATCTATAACCGCTTCGGCGTTATGCTGCATACCGACAATCTGAATACCGATTCGTTCAACTATTCGCTGATGATACCGCATGTAGTGTCATTGAACCAGGTGCTGACTATCGTTTGCAACATTCATCAAATCAAATTTAGGAGGGAGAAAAATGAAATAATCTTGTACAAATAA
- a CDS encoding SusC/RagA family TonB-linked outer membrane protein, which produces MYKIIKLTGLATKLALCSLVSCAVVDSQARVLDRGSAAHWDTITIHLLNGNAAQAIAQLSKVTGQAIGYDRKMLQLERISIAQKTFQHASFEEVLAYILKGTNIQSKRVLGGVVLVKNGNKQELYDLKLQLVDRNKQPIRGASVRIPLTGESALSNADGDVTIKLAAGVYNVLITHIGYEPKELTGLKLDAGAAAVRQVILNDDDNELDEVVVTALGIKRQDRSLGYAVGKIKGEDINRVNNDNFLVGMAGKLPGVSISATGPTGSSVNMVIRGASSLSTDNQPLFVVDGVPLMNSLNNIGQIGDDNKVDYGNAIANINPEDIDNISILKGPSAAALYGSRAGNGVVLITTKSGKNAEKMTIAVTSNTVFDIPYKFIELHNKFASGTLPWRPGDLPGNLVIEEESSVMVGPALDKGYKAVQWNSPLDENGKPIPTELKAYPDNIKNFVQTGVTSTNGISLSNRSEKLDYRFSYSNMANKGIIPNSDLFRNTLNVNSTMRLRNSLTLGLALDASRNNSNNRPAGNRGTNPMQAAYEVAPHINILDLQDYWLPGQEQIQQRSQSIGNHNNPYFLAYGVNNAFTRDRIFGNLRLDWTVKKDWTAMLRYATDIYWENRETKIPYSYTNEPRGAYGIVNLMNMEQNIDFLTTYTTKLDAVQVTGSLGGNLRYNRGKSVQNTSKNGAGLITPGLYTLANISPLNLDFYSTISERAINSVYGLVNLSYRDMVYLDVTGRNDWSSTLPVNNRSYFYPSASLSVLANQVFSLPKTINLAKLRAGIARVGNDTYPYNLSNVLSNPGSWGDVLRLTRSGSLLVPNLKPEIATSYEFGLDLGMWNNRLKFEGTYYKLENKNQIISTTLPGSSGFNSKNINAGLLSSRGIELAVSGRPIAKENWTWDIGVNWHRNRTRIDKLSEGVEFYTFWTDGRGGARTYVGEEIGDLYDSKLVTVEDQSSPYYGFPILNKNGSWQAVRINNSRNKIGNFNPDFTMGLQSSLRYKKWTMNIAADMRFGGKFMSQTYRYFESNLTTQRFLDQMINPNGMTGETLRNYLVDNNLVRVQGNRYPIVGGPGEEYGGYPISVGGLVGNFGVFNPGVIAQYDAKGNITGYTENLGGEGTKYIAYSDNYPWDFMNAATFDASFIKLRELSFSYDLSGKWLKRLGIENGSVGVYTRNLILWTKAKVGIDPEMAFQPETGIGFKQGIERYNVTPWSMPIGFKVNVTF; this is translated from the coding sequence ATGTATAAAATAATTAAGCTTACCGGACTTGCCACCAAGCTTGCGCTTTGTTCCTTGGTGTCTTGTGCCGTCGTCGACAGCCAGGCTAGGGTACTGGATCGGGGTAGCGCTGCACATTGGGATACTATCACTATCCATCTCTTGAATGGTAATGCCGCTCAGGCAATAGCACAACTTTCAAAAGTAACAGGTCAAGCCATTGGCTATGATAGAAAAATGCTGCAGCTAGAGCGAATTTCAATTGCACAAAAGACATTTCAGCATGCAAGTTTTGAGGAAGTTCTTGCGTATATCCTGAAAGGAACAAACATTCAATCAAAAAGAGTTTTAGGAGGAGTCGTACTTGTTAAAAATGGAAATAAACAAGAGCTTTATGACTTAAAGTTACAGTTGGTCGATCGCAACAAACAACCCATTCGCGGAGCCTCTGTGCGTATTCCGCTCACGGGAGAAAGTGCTTTGTCTAATGCAGATGGTGACGTAACCATCAAGTTGGCTGCGGGCGTGTACAATGTACTGATAACCCACATCGGCTATGAACCAAAAGAATTGACTGGTCTGAAGCTCGATGCTGGTGCAGCAGCTGTACGCCAAGTGATCTTAAACGATGATGACAACGAATTGGATGAAGTGGTCGTGACTGCATTGGGAATCAAACGTCAGGACCGCTCATTGGGTTATGCCGTTGGTAAAATCAAAGGTGAAGACATCAATCGCGTAAATAATGATAATTTTTTGGTTGGTATGGCAGGTAAGCTGCCCGGCGTATCCATTAGCGCGACAGGGCCCACTGGCTCGAGCGTGAATATGGTGATTCGGGGGGCGTCATCGCTCAGTACAGACAACCAGCCACTGTTTGTAGTGGATGGTGTACCCTTGATGAACAGTTTAAATAATATCGGTCAGATCGGTGACGACAATAAAGTGGATTATGGTAATGCAATTGCCAACATCAATCCCGAAGATATTGACAATATCTCCATCTTGAAGGGGCCAAGTGCAGCTGCGCTTTACGGCTCACGTGCAGGTAATGGTGTGGTGCTGATCACCACCAAAAGTGGTAAGAATGCAGAGAAGATGACCATTGCCGTGACTAGTAACACAGTATTTGATATCCCGTATAAATTTATTGAATTGCACAACAAATTTGCCAGTGGTACTTTACCTTGGCGACCCGGTGATCTGCCTGGTAATTTGGTGATCGAGGAAGAGTCGAGTGTTATGGTAGGCCCCGCACTGGATAAGGGGTATAAAGCTGTGCAATGGAATAGTCCACTTGACGAGAACGGTAAGCCCATTCCTACGGAACTAAAAGCATACCCAGATAATATCAAAAACTTTGTCCAAACTGGGGTCACAAGTACCAATGGGATTTCCCTAAGCAACAGAAGCGAAAAATTGGATTATCGTTTCTCGTATTCCAATATGGCCAATAAAGGTATTATTCCCAATTCGGATCTGTTCAGAAACACCTTGAATGTTAATTCGACCATGCGCCTTCGCAACAGCCTGACATTGGGCCTCGCATTGGATGCCAGTAGAAATAACTCCAACAATAGGCCCGCAGGAAACCGAGGAACCAATCCGATGCAAGCGGCCTATGAAGTTGCTCCACATATCAACATACTAGATTTGCAGGATTATTGGCTGCCGGGACAGGAACAGATTCAACAGCGCTCGCAGTCTATCGGTAACCACAACAATCCCTATTTTCTTGCTTATGGGGTGAACAATGCGTTTACGAGAGACCGGATCTTTGGCAACTTGAGGTTGGATTGGACTGTCAAAAAAGACTGGACTGCAATGCTCAGGTATGCAACGGATATTTATTGGGAAAATAGGGAGACAAAAATCCCTTACAGCTACACCAACGAACCGAGAGGAGCCTATGGTATTGTCAATTTAATGAATATGGAGCAGAATATCGACTTTCTGACAACTTACACTACAAAATTGGATGCCGTTCAGGTCACAGGGTCATTGGGTGGAAATCTGCGCTATAACCGAGGAAAATCGGTGCAAAACACGTCAAAGAATGGCGCTGGACTCATCACACCGGGGCTCTACACATTGGCCAATATCAGTCCACTGAACCTGGATTTCTACAGCACAATTTCTGAAAGAGCTATAAACAGTGTTTACGGACTGGTCAATCTAAGTTATCGGGATATGGTTTATTTGGATGTGACTGGGCGCAATGACTGGTCCAGCACCTTACCTGTAAACAATCGATCCTATTTTTATCCTTCGGCATCTCTAAGTGTGTTGGCCAACCAGGTATTTTCTTTGCCTAAAACGATCAATTTGGCAAAACTGAGAGCTGGTATTGCGCGCGTGGGAAATGATACTTATCCCTATAATCTCTCCAATGTACTGAGTAATCCCGGTAGCTGGGGTGACGTGCTGCGACTAACCCGCTCGGGGTCACTCTTGGTTCCTAATCTGAAGCCCGAAATTGCAACATCTTACGAGTTTGGACTGGATCTGGGCATGTGGAATAATCGACTGAAGTTTGAAGGAACCTATTATAAGCTGGAAAACAAAAACCAAATTATTTCAACAACACTTCCCGGATCAAGTGGTTTCAATTCGAAAAATATCAACGCCGGACTGTTAAGCAGCCGCGGTATTGAACTTGCTGTTTCCGGACGACCTATTGCCAAGGAAAATTGGACATGGGATATTGGTGTCAATTGGCACCGCAATCGTACTCGTATCGACAAACTTTCTGAAGGAGTAGAATTTTATACGTTTTGGACCGACGGTCGGGGTGGGGCACGTACCTATGTCGGGGAAGAGATCGGGGATCTATATGATTCTAAGTTAGTGACCGTGGAGGATCAGTCATCACCTTATTACGGGTTTCCAATTCTAAATAAAAATGGTTCGTGGCAGGCGGTCAGGATAAACAATAGCCGCAATAAAATCGGAAATTTTAATCCCGATTTCACGATGGGCCTGCAGTCAAGTCTTCGCTATAAAAAATGGACAATGAATATCGCTGCAGATATGCGTTTTGGAGGCAAGTTCATGTCGCAGACCTATCGCTATTTTGAATCTAACTTGACGACGCAACGCTTTCTTGACCAGATGATCAATCCTAATGGAATGACGGGCGAAACGTTGCGGAATTACTTGGTTGATAATAATCTTGTCCGTGTGCAAGGTAATAGATATCCCATTGTTGGAGGACCAGGCGAAGAGTATGGTGGTTATCCGATCAGTGTGGGTGGTCTTGTTGGCAATTTTGGGGTGTTTAATCCGGGCGTTATCGCACAATATGATGCCAAAGGCAACATTACCGGATATACAGAGAATCTTGGTGGTGAAGGAACAAAATATATCGCTTATTCAGATAATTATCCTTGGGATTTTATGAACGCTGCAACATTTGATGCCTCTTTTATTAAGCTTCGGGAACTGTCCTTTAGCTATGATTTATCAGGAAAATGGCTGAAACGTCTCGGAATAGAGAATGGTAGTGTGGGAGTCTATACCCGTAACCTGATTTTATGGACCAAAGCGAAAGTGGGTATAGATCCGGAAATGGCCTTTCAGCCGGAAACTGGTATTGGATTCAAGCAGGGGATTGAACGCTATAACGTGACCCCTTGGTCGATGCCTATTGGATTTAAAGTAAATGTGACATTTTAA
- a CDS encoding SusD/RagB family nutrient-binding outer membrane lipoprotein, translating to MKNQLKRFTMALVGLGIVWNISACKDLTELNINPNGVSEEDANPNLLLPTILTGAAKKYNELSFSDLGGVMQHTQLDAWFNSHNDYEWTGGILSWDAYYGFLRDNELMRRRAEKLGLDFHKGVSLVMRAYLFGLVTDLWGDAPYTDALKAELGDAVYNFPKYDGQEVIYRGIIDELLQANELLSRPDASYEVLANADVYFGGKASKWRRFANSLALRYYMRLSEKSPAFAKQGIESIVANPDKFPIITSTTDDVLMDFVGNNANDSWPSNTVYDASGSNFRRMKMCATLVDRLQELGDPRLAVWARKVDIPIEIRSNEPAGTDKIVNGVRIVSPDVVKGVPVDTDKEYVGLPPSVSKNPSAYNLNPTPGQTSINPHVSYLNDSYRSAKGSLLKARLLSAAEVNFILAEAAWKGWGLPESAKTYYERAIQESLASWGRGADYSNYIRQKGVAFENTQVQIIEQKWIASWSTAAQSWFDYRRTGYPALKAGPAAIRTQLPVRVPYMQTEMSVNQKNAEEALKRIEKTAYSQADNENSAWSKPWLLQGTNKPW from the coding sequence ATGAAAAATCAGTTGAAGCGCTTCACCATGGCGTTAGTGGGCCTTGGGATCGTATGGAATATTTCAGCTTGTAAAGATCTGACCGAACTTAATATTAATCCGAACGGCGTAAGTGAAGAGGATGCAAATCCCAATCTTTTGCTGCCAACAATACTAACAGGGGCGGCAAAGAAATACAATGAATTGAGTTTCTCAGATCTTGGCGGAGTGATGCAGCATACTCAATTAGATGCCTGGTTCAACTCACATAATGATTATGAATGGACTGGGGGAATTTTGAGTTGGGATGCTTATTATGGATTTTTACGGGACAATGAGCTTATGCGCAGACGGGCGGAGAAATTAGGACTGGATTTCCATAAAGGAGTTTCTTTGGTGATGCGCGCTTACTTATTCGGATTGGTGACTGATCTCTGGGGGGATGCGCCTTATACAGATGCGTTGAAGGCGGAACTCGGAGATGCAGTCTATAATTTTCCGAAATATGACGGACAGGAAGTTATTTACAGGGGTATAATAGACGAATTATTACAAGCTAATGAACTCTTGTCGCGTCCAGATGCCTCTTATGAGGTACTAGCGAATGCGGATGTGTATTTTGGCGGAAAGGCTTCAAAATGGCGGCGATTTGCCAACTCATTAGCTTTGCGGTATTATATGCGTCTTTCGGAAAAGTCTCCTGCTTTTGCCAAACAGGGGATTGAAAGTATTGTTGCCAATCCCGATAAATTTCCAATTATTACGAGTACCACTGATGATGTATTGATGGATTTTGTTGGAAATAATGCAAATGACTCCTGGCCGTCAAATACGGTTTATGATGCCAGTGGAAGTAATTTTAGACGAATGAAAATGTGTGCAACACTGGTCGACCGACTACAGGAACTTGGCGACCCCCGTTTGGCGGTTTGGGCAAGAAAGGTAGACATACCCATTGAGATCCGCAGCAATGAGCCCGCAGGTACAGATAAGATCGTTAATGGTGTTCGGATTGTATCGCCAGATGTCGTCAAAGGTGTTCCCGTGGATACCGATAAGGAGTATGTCGGACTGCCGCCAAGTGTATCTAAAAACCCTTCAGCCTACAACCTCAATCCAACGCCCGGGCAGACCTCGATCAATCCGCATGTTTCTTACCTGAATGATAGCTATCGTTCGGCGAAGGGAAGTTTGTTAAAAGCACGTTTGCTTTCTGCTGCCGAAGTTAATTTTATTTTGGCTGAAGCAGCCTGGAAAGGATGGGGGCTGCCTGAGTCAGCGAAGACCTATTATGAGCGTGCTATACAGGAATCTCTGGCAAGCTGGGGAAGGGGCGCAGACTATTCCAACTATATTCGTCAGAAAGGGGTGGCGTTTGAAAATACGCAAGTGCAGATCATTGAACAAAAATGGATCGCAAGCTGGTCAACTGCCGCACAGTCCTGGTTTGATTATCGTCGCACAGGGTACCCCGCTCTAAAGGCCGGCCCCGCAGCCATTCGTACACAACTTCCGGTGCGTGTGCCTTATATGCAAACCGAAATGAGTGTGAATCAAAAAAATGCAGAAGAGGCCTTAAAGCGCATTGAGAAGACAGCATATTCACAGGCAGATAATGAAAATAGTGCCTGGTCAAAACCTTGGTTATTGCAAGGAACAAACAAACCCTGGTAA
- a CDS encoding metallophosphoesterase family protein: protein MKIKHILLVIGVCCTLLEGKSQTTNAYKQPDRITLTWSDDPSQTQSVSWRVNADKTKMIGQVVEELSNPELEAKAISVQGIGVSLEQGQQTDTYGQVTFRDLKPGTVYAYRVGDGTIWSPWNQFRTAERSGGFSFIYLGDAQNDLRSRWARAIRRAYQQEANARFIVHAGDLINRSNADEEWAEWHEAAGFIHQMVPAVPTPGNHEYRRDSLGKLVLDPHWNVQFNLPKNGPEDMQDAVYYLDYQDLRMISLNSQLIMLDSTAAAVQEKWLEKVLSSSPKKWNIVVMHHPVYSTAKNRDNTILRERFKPIFEKYGVDLVLQGHDHTYARGGLGKKRPIYLLSVAGPKMYESDSERWMDRATSQTQLYQVIKLNNNKLHFSSYKLNGQLFDSFELSKK, encoded by the coding sequence ATGAAAATAAAACATATTCTACTTGTTATCGGCGTTTGCTGTACTTTATTGGAAGGGAAAAGCCAGACCACCAACGCGTATAAACAGCCAGACCGGATTACATTGACTTGGTCCGATGATCCCAGCCAAACGCAGTCTGTTTCGTGGCGCGTCAACGCGGATAAGACTAAAATGATTGGTCAGGTTGTTGAAGAACTGAGTAATCCTGAACTTGAAGCAAAAGCGATATCAGTACAGGGAATAGGGGTGTCTCTGGAGCAAGGGCAACAAACCGACACCTATGGACAGGTAACCTTCCGTGACCTGAAACCCGGAACGGTCTATGCCTATCGGGTTGGAGATGGCACCATTTGGAGTCCCTGGAACCAATTCAGAACTGCAGAGCGTTCTGGCGGCTTTTCGTTTATCTATTTGGGCGATGCACAGAATGACCTACGGTCACGATGGGCACGTGCCATCCGTCGTGCTTATCAACAGGAGGCGAATGCACGCTTTATTGTTCACGCGGGCGACCTGATCAATCGTTCGAATGCCGACGAAGAGTGGGCAGAATGGCATGAGGCCGCGGGATTTATTCATCAGATGGTCCCTGCTGTTCCAACACCGGGGAATCACGAGTACCGTCGCGACTCGCTTGGGAAGCTTGTACTTGACCCGCATTGGAACGTACAGTTCAACTTGCCTAAGAATGGCCCTGAGGACATGCAGGATGCTGTTTATTATTTGGATTATCAGGATCTGCGTATGATTTCCCTAAATTCTCAGTTGATTATGCTAGACTCCACCGCGGCAGCAGTACAGGAAAAATGGCTGGAGAAAGTGTTGTCATCCTCACCAAAAAAATGGAACATCGTTGTGATGCACCATCCCGTATACTCCACGGCTAAAAATCGTGACAACACCATCTTGAGAGAACGCTTTAAACCTATTTTTGAGAAATATGGGGTGGATTTGGTTCTTCAGGGACATGATCATACCTATGCACGCGGAGGGCTTGGTAAAAAGCGTCCTATTTACCTTTTATCCGTAGCCGGACCGAAAATGTATGAGTCAGATTCCGAACGCTGGATGGATCGGGCAACCTCACAGACGCAACTCTATCAGGTCATTAAGCTGAATAACAATAAACTGCATTTTTCAAGCTACAAGCTGAATGGTCAGCTGTTTGATTCATTCGAGTTGTCGAAAAAATAA